One genomic region from Cardiocondyla obscurior isolate alpha-2009 linkage group LG19, Cobs3.1, whole genome shotgun sequence encodes:
- the Sinu gene encoding uncharacterized protein Sinu, protein MKKRSLSGNVGVGVFLVGFVCVCVAFGTPSWLVSDPRIVGAQLDRLGLWRHCFRSLPNPQESDAPRRFFVGCRWVYDPFTAGYSEIRGFLLPPFMIATQVFFTLCFLLGLISFFLILLFTLCCDPERKRYIELINTIGYLLLASGLSGGLAVIIFACLGNADGWMPGHANNYLGWSFALGVIGSVLTLIASGLLLVEANVQRKKRDYLKESQTRFQLESRA, encoded by the exons ATGAAGAAGAGGAGCCTGTCGGGCaacgtcggcgtcggcgtcttCCTGGTGGGATTCGTCTGCGTGTGCGTCGCGTTTGGTACGCCCTCCTGGTTAGTCAGCGACCCGCGGATCGTCGGCGCGCAGCTCGACCGACTCGGCCTTTGGCGGCACTGCTTCAGGTCGCTGCCCAATCCCCAGGAGTCCGACGCGCCCAGGCGATTCTTCGTCGGCTGCAGATGGGTCTACGACCCATTCACCGCGGGCTACTCCGAGATCCGTGGCTTCCTTCTGCCTC CGTTTATGATCGCCACGCAAGTATTCTTCACGCTATGCTTCCTACTGGGCCTGATCTCATTCTTTTTGATACTGCTCTTCACTCTGTGCTGCGATCCAGAGCGAAAGAGATACATTGAGCTAATAAATACCATCGGTTACTTGCTGCTGGCAAGTGGTCTCAGTGGTGGCTTGGCTGTCATCATCTTTGCATGCCTTGGCAATGCGGACGGTTGGATGCCCGGACACGCGAATAATTATCTGGGATGGTCTTTCGCCCTGGGCGTCATCGGCAGTGTTCTGACGCTGATCGCAAGCGGTTTGCTGCTCGTAGAGGCAAACGTAcaacgaaagaaacgagaCTACTTAAAGGAATCTCAAACGCGTTTTCAACTCGAATCTCGTGCCTAG
- the Pck gene encoding uncharacterized protein Pck, whose translation MSVDKQEYHKASNAVVFGGGLTFVALFLLMMAFISPYWIESYQDTFNNFKHMGLWEYCFEQFRYPYYQFDKQFDGCHHIFSQEYYVIREWLLPVWLMVVQAFVTLALMLSIFAFFVISMIWIRWPLRFVLHYEWILTSVAFVCDAVAGAFLFLAVSIFGGQCWRRDWLMYPNFNHLSWSYAFAVISFMIHTFAAFFLYLDARMGYRLRKESRNLVMQMQPNPQSHGHHSPTRSGYV comes from the exons ATGTCGGTGGACAAGCAAGAATATCACAAGGCGTCCA ATGCGGTTGTTTTCGGCGGGGGGCTCACTTTCGTGGCACTTTTCCTCTTGATGATGGCATTTATAAG TCCGTATTGGATAGAATCGTATCAGGACACATTCAATAACTTCAAACACATGGGACTTTGGGAGTATTGTTTCGAACAATTTCGTTATCCTTACTATCAGTTCGATAAGCAGTTTGACGGCTGTCATCACATATTCTCGCAAGAATATTACGTCATAAGAGAGTGGCTGCTGCCAGTGTGGCTAATGGTAGTGCAGGCGTTTGTCACATTAGCTTTGATGCTTTCTATCTTTGCGTTCTTTGTGATCTCGATGATCTGGATACGCTGGCCGTTGAGATTCGTCCTGCACTACGAGTGGATTCTAACGTCTGTCGCGTTTGTATGCGATGCAGTAGCTG gcgcatttctttttctggcaGTCTCCATATTCGGTGGACAATGTTGGCGTCGGGACTGGTTAATGTATCCGAATTTCAATCACCTGTCATGGTCATACGCTTTTGCAGTTATATCGTTCATGATCCATACATTCGCTGCGTTCTTTCTTTACTTAGACGCGCGAATGGGTTATAGACTGCGTAAAGAATCTCGGAATTTAGTGATGCAAATGCAACCAAATCCACAATCTCATGGCCATCATTCACCGACGCGAAGCggatacgtataa